A region of the Esox lucius isolate fEsoLuc1 chromosome 10, fEsoLuc1.pri, whole genome shotgun sequence genome:
GTCTGTGTGGGGATTCTGACTTCCGGCACACGGCAGCactggacacacaaacacacacacactccctgagTCACTCTGAGTTCTCTGTAACAGAGCCCTTGGGTCATAGGAAAGCACTCTGACAAAGACTCCCTGAAACATGGGAGACTACTCTAGGCAAATCTTAACATAcccacacaaataaacaaataacaaaatgcacattcatccatacagtcatgtgaaaaaattaggacaccctatgaaaatgtttttttttttacatatttagacATATTTAGACACAtcaattttaacaatactgagaGATTcaagtaataaataataaaataaacgtGCAATTTCTGGTGAGGAATAAATTAGGACACCCCCACATTGTGTCCCacttaaaatggctgaaatcacacacaggTGTATCACATCAGGTGCACATGATTAGAACATTGTTACTCAGCATTTTGAAGGAGACTTGCCCTATTtaaacctcagacattcagtttggtgtgCTCCTGACTGTTGACGTGAGAGTGAACACCTTGGTGAGATTGAAAGACCTGTCTGAGGCCTTCAGAAAGAAGATTGTTGCAGTTTATGAGTCCGGTAAGGGATTTAAAAAATTTGAAATCAGCCATTCCACTGCCCGTAAAATAGTGTACAAGTGgaggacattcaaaacaactgccaATATGCCCAGGTCTGGCCGTCCAAGCAAGTTCACCCCGAGAGCAGACCGCAAGATGCTAAAAGAAGTCTCCAAAACCCCTAAAATGTCATCACGGGACCTACAGCAGGCTCTGGCGACTGTTGATGTGAAAGTGCATGCCTCTAccatcagaaagagactgcacaagttTAATCTTCACAGGAGGTGTGCAAGGAGGAAACCTTTACTCTCCAAGAGAAACACTAAGGccagactgaagtttgccagagaGAACATAGACAAAGAACAGAACTTCTGGAATAatgttctttggacagatgagtctaAAATTGAGTTATTTGAACACCAGAACAGAGGACATGTTTGGCGCACACCAAATACAGCGTTCCAGGAAAAtaacctcataccaactgtgaagcatggagatggaagtgtcatggtttggggatgctttgctgcagcaGGACCTGGCCAGCTCACCATCATAGTGCTTGAGCAACATGTCATCCATCATGAATTCTATAGTGTATCTTAGGGTGCTTGAGCAACATGTGAGACCATCTGTaagaaaattaaagctgaagcgGAACTGGACcctgcaacatgacaatgaccctaaataTACCAGTAAATCAACCAAGGAATGGCTGAAAACTAAGAAATGGAGagtcctggaatggcccagtcaaatcccagatcttaatcccattgagatgCTGTGGGGTGACTTAAAATGGGCTGTACATGCAAGAAACCCCTCAAACATCACACAAGTTAAAGTATTCTGCATTGAGGAGTGGGGCAAATTTTCCCTAGACCGATGTCAGAGACTGGTAGAGGGTTACAAGAAGTGTCTCACTGaaattatttcagccaaagggggtaacactaggtattagggggtaacactaggtattagggggtaacactaggtattagagggtaacactaggtattagggggtaacactaggtattagagGGTAACACTTGGTATTAGGGgctaacactaggtattagggggtaacactaggtattagggggtaacactaggtattagggggtaacactaggtattagggggtaacactaggtattagagggtaacactaggtattagggggtaacactaggtattagggggtaacactaggtattagggggtaacactaggtattagagggtaacactaggtattagggggtaacactaggtattagggggtaacactaggtattagagggtaacactaggtattagagggtaacactaggtattagggggtaacactaggtattagggggtaacagtaggtattagggggtaacactaggtattagggggtaacagtaggtattagggggtaacactaggtattagggacTAACTTTTTCCTCAGTTAGAATATGCATTAATTTTCAAGTCTTTTGTTtgagtaaaacaatgttattttttgctgtttaccTGCAATTAGATCACTTTCTTTTCCAGAgatgaataaaacaagattagacatcgatatgtgaacatttcttaatgaataactgaatatttaatggggtgTCCTAATtctttcacatgactgtacattCAGAAAACGTGTGTACATTAAAGAAATACAGAGACACTTGTACGGTCACAATAAGGATGCCTTTGGCATAGGTTAGACACCGACTCTTATctttaccaaacacacacacacacacaatcatcacagaTGTGCAAACAAAGCCTTAAGTGAAGTGACTTGGAGGAACCCTgtggcaatgtgtgtgtgtgtgtgtgtggttagtgCCGGCTGTTTATTGGTTCAGGCAATCTGGCTCCGCCTCCTGGGCACACGTCCAGTCTCTCTGGTGTATTTCACGGGGAGATGACAGAAATGAGGACGCTGTAATGGCTCACTGAAGTGTGGTTACCTAACACACATGGGTTCGGTGtgcatgccacacacacacacacagacacacacagacacacacacagagatattcATACGGACCCAGAAGAATACCTCATGTGAAGCTGCACCAGTGTTCCATTGTGTTCACATAAACTTCAATACCCACAGTATATGTTTTATCTGACAAACAAATATATCAGtgaacacacactctctctctctctctctctctctctctctctctctctctctctctctctctctctctctctctctctctctctctctctctctctctctctctctctcaaatctAGAACTAGAATAGTTCAAGATAATATTTATTGTACACCTTGAAATggcaatgaatgaataaacaaaGCAGTGGGATCGAACAACCACAGCCTAGATAACCAGGTATGTTAGGCCAGCATATTTAATCCTAATGTACACTTATACGTAATGTGTAATTGTTTCCTGCATGGCACAACAATCTTTCTCTCTGAGAGGTTTTCAAAAGCCAGTGCAGCAACTCCTAAAGTTAATAATATGAGCGTTCTTCAAACACCAAAACCCAAACTCCTGTTCTAAAGGAAGAGCGGATGTGTTTAACAGAGATGATTCCTGTCGACTCCGGCCTCTAGTTACACTTGTTACCAACACAACCGATGTCTGATGAAAACCTGTAATCTACAAAACACTTTTTACGAAAAGGATAAGATTCAGTGTTTTTCAGTGAACTAACATTTAATTATGAAACATCATCAGCCATTTTGAATGAGGAATTGACCTTGCAGTCTTCAAATGTTCCGGGTGTTATCGCCTTCaagaaacaaataaagaaaCAGGGTTTTCATCAGACAACAATGCAACCAAACTAAGGTTAAAGCACCAGATCCTGACCTGATTAGAACAGACGTAACATTATAGGGTTAACAGGGTTACTGTCCCAACGTCATATCAGGATCTGGCGCCGTGCACTGGGCAATTATTGCACAGACATTGTAAATATCTTCTGTCCTAATTCTCTTCTTTCAATCCACATCTTTCCTCGgtccaaccccccaccccctccccccctccccccacacacacacacaaaaacacacatgctaTTATAAACTAATTCCCCAAATCACCCCCGTCAACCCTGAAACTATTTCACCTTCCACAACTCCTTCTGCCTGCACGCTCGTGTCCCGTCCAAACCTCCTGTACCTCCGTTCCCCTCTGCAGATGCCCAGCCTACCGAGGCGGAGACAGCCGTGTGGAACCAGGTCAGCGCGGTCCTGGAGGAGGCCCACGGCATCCTGGCCGAGCTGCAGTCGTACAACGGGGCTGGGCAGGAGATTCGAGAGGTGAGGGGGTGTCAGCATGACCGACAGGGGTCCACTTTCTATGAGAAACTTTAACGCGTGTTTTCGTTTTCGGTATTCAAGCACTTGTTGTTGTTGGAATATTTTAATGACTACATAAGGCTTGAATTCAAACCTTCATCGTATATTTTAGGGTATTTCCATCCATGTAAGATAAATCGTTTAAAAGTGTAAAGTCGTTTTTTTTACATAGTTCCCAATTTACGGGGTACTTATAAAAGTAGCTGGACATTTGATTTCGCAGACATTTCTTATAAgcaatgttgtttgttttagtaCATGTATCCATGCACAGGTATCCATGTTTGGTCTTAATCCCAGGctctgcatttgcatttggagtccaTTGCCAGTGCCTGACAACATTAGGACCAGTGAAGTGAAAATTTCTGTCAAATGCCAGATCAGCTGTTTGGAAAGAAAGCACAGGTTAGCTCAGCAGTGTCAAATGACCTGGTAAAACATCTGCACTTGATGACCAATTAAAATTCcacataatgaagaaaaaaattaaaaacccTACCCAACTTCAGGAAGTAGGCGTGGATGTGGGAGAATCCCATCAACAAAATGATTACCCAGCTGAACTACAAATGCTGGACTTCGCGGTTCAAACACTAGTAGGCCTAATAGAGCCTGCAGAAAGAAAGGTGTTGACAGATCAGACAAAGACGACGTTGTACCAGAGATTTCATGGGGAGAagtgaggagagaaaaaaaggaaattaagTCCCACCAAATACAAAtcattactattttattttatataatgttatCCTGCTCAAATACATCTGAAACACTAAAGTGGGAggattatttacaaaatgtaatgaaatgtctAAACGGTTCATCCagaatggatgaaaataccctcaaattataGCTAACACTTCAGTACTCCAGGTagttattttgtcatttcaaaaaatgctaaaaaatacagaaaatacaaaatgccaaaaaatacagaaacaatCATTGTCTTGATCAACTACTTTCAGAGTAATTATTCTTATTAAGTTTGTATTGAGATAATTTTTAAGAAGGCCTATCTGTTAACCACCACATATACTGCAACTACTAGAACCAATGTAAACATGTATGTAAAAATAACTACTAATCACATATgtagaagaaagaaaaatacactCTTCTAAAGGATCCACTGAGATCTTCTGTTAttaggcgcgcacacacacacacacattctgacacatacagacacacaaacacacgcacgcacagatgTGATCCGCCTTTTACTTTCATCATGGACTTCAAAGCAGCCATGTGGTCAGCCACTGAGACATCAGTACAGAAAACACATCGGTCATCACCATGCTACAATTAACATCTCAATGGGAACCAGTTGGCTTCAGTCAGCCCTATGTCAACACCCACTGGGAGGGGACAAGATGGCTGACAGCTAAAGACTGACAGCTGATGAAAAGTGTAAtgtaaggaaagaaaaagaaaataaacaaaatcttttttgtttgttaatcTCTTCCTCCCTGTTGTTAATTTACCTAATCTGAAATTATTCTACTTATTTTGCAACCTGAAACATTATATTTGTTTCTTCATTCCTTCCCCTCCACTCCAGGCCATTCAGAATCCAGGTGACCTACAGCTTCAAGAGAAGGCCTGGAATGCAGTCTGCCCTCTGGTGGCCAAGCTGAAACGGTTCTATGAGTTCTCCCTCCGACTGGGTGGGTAACTCTCAggagcacagagacacacacacgcacacaaacaaacacacacacatggcccCTTTCATGTGTAGTGCCCTTTCCTGTTGACATGTGCCCATCTGTCTCCGTCACACACAGTcatagttactgtatattacatataATGAAAGAGTCATAGTTACTGTAAACTACATATTATAATGAGAGTCATAGTTACTGTAAATTACATATCTTAATGAAAGAGTCAAAGTTGCTGTATATTAGATATCATAATGGATGAGTcatagttactgtatattacatatcATAATGAAAGAGTCAAagttactgtatattacatatcATAATGAAAAGGTcatagttactgtatattacatGGCAGCTTTTAATATTTCGGTTTAGACTTTATTttgcactaacacacacacaccaacaagtccacacacacccacacactcacacacacacacacaaattcacacttacacacacacagacacacacaaacacacacacacaaatacacatgcacaaacactgcTCTCTCCTCTCAGCCACCTCTGCAGTACTACTGTATATTACCTAACATAATGAAAGAGTCATAGTTACTGTAAATTACATATTATAATGAGAGTCATAGTTACTGTAAATTACATATCTTAATGAAAGAGTCAAAGTTGCTGTATATTAGATATCATAATGGATGAGTcatagttactgtatattacatatcATAATGAAAGAGTCAAagttactgtatattacatatcATAATGAAAAGGTcatagttactgtatattacatGGCAGCTTTTAATATTTCGGTTTAGACTTTATTttgcactaacacacacacaccaacaagtccacacacacccacacactcacacacacacacacaaattcacacttacacacacacagacacacacaaacacacacacacaaatacacatgcacaaacactgcTCTCTCCTCTCAGCCACCTCTGCAGTACTACTGTATATTACCTAACATAATGAAAGAGTCATAGTTACTGTAAATTACATAGCATAATGAAAGAGTCATAGTTACTGTATATTTCATATCataatgaaaaagtcagttactGTAAATTACATATCATAATACAAAGGTcatagttactgtatattacatatcataatgaaaaagtcagttactGTAAATAACATATCATAATACAAAGGTcatagttactgtatattacatatcATAATGAAAAGGTcatagttactgtatattacatatcATAATGGAAAGttatagttactgtatattacatatcATAATGAGTcatagttactgtatattacatatcATAATAACAGAGTCATAGTTACTTTATATTACATATCATAATGAAAAGGTcatagttactgtatattacataGCAGCTTTTAATATTTCTGTTTAGACTTTATTttgcactaacacacacacacaccaagtccacacacacagacagacacacacaaacacacacacacacacactcacacacagacagactcataaaaacacacacacacacccacacgcacacacacacacacacacacacattcacacactcactctcacatacacgcacacatacacacacacaaacagaaatacacattcacacactcactctcacacacacacacacacacacacgcacacaaacagaaatacatattcacacactcactctcacacacacacacacacacacacgcacacaaacagaaatacacattcacacacacacacacacacacattgctctCTCCTCTCAGCCACCTCTGCAGTAGCCTGACCTAGCAGGCAGGCAGTGGTTGCTACGGCAACAGCGGAACACGGTCATCGAGcctagaaaaagacagagagggagagagagagagagagagtgtgaaagagtgacagagaaagaaagatagaggTTAGAGAGAGGCAGCGAGATatactgaaagagagagagggcaagaaagagtgagaggaagTCACGAGAAAAACAGAAGTGCACGAGTGTAGGCAGAACTCAACTGGTACCCTATTTAGCATTCAGCAGCAATGCCTCTGGTCTACAGTAGTGCAGTCTTTCGGGGACTAGGCTGGTAGTTGGGATGCATCCTTTGTTGTGAGGTCTCACAATCAATTGAATctatgagccacaatgtggatGGCACATTTAACCAAGCCGTTGTGTaacacagcacatttacactttacattttacacaccgCGGACCGGCACACACCCTGCTCATCCGGAGCAGAGGGAGCAGAGGGAGCAGAGGGAGCAGAGGGAGCAGAGTCAGGAAATGAACGTACAATAAGGATGTTCCCCAAACCTCACACTGAACATCGCCAACCCTGAACACCCCTCACTCTGAACACCCCTCACTCTGAACACCCCTCACACTGAACACCCCTCACACTGAACACCTCAttatttgtgtatgtatataagCAATTAGGCATATTAGGGGTTGAGGAATACGGCCCATAAAATACCTCATTGCAATTGTAAACGAGACAATTAGACCAGTAAACAGGGATGTCATGTCATATATACCAGCCAATGGccattcaggatttgaaccagcatATGTATCGGTGTATATAGAAGTATCATtatgacagacagagggagagaggatgggaggggTTTCTAGGCCATCCTATATACAACACATCAGTACTGTATTTATAGAACTGATGAATTGTTAATGATTCCCACAGAGGGAGGCCAGGGGAGTCCGGGGGCCCGCGGGACCAGCTTAGCCATTACCATGCTACTAATCTGGGTTAACCCAGAACTATCGTGTTGCCTAATTGGTAAAACGTTAGATTTGCTGTAGTTAGGACAGAATACTCCAGGTATCTCAGGGCATGCTGTCCTTTAATGACAGATCTATGCCACCATTTTTGATGGATTCTGATTGGTACCGGAAACCACACGTTTGGGTCAGAGCCAGCACACACCATCGCCAACTTTGGTATGGTGACAATCACGTTGCTGATTAATTCATTtcgtacacccccccccccccccccccccgtcttgGATCACTTTTGTCTGTGTGGGATTCAGAGTTGGTGTGTTCACAGCAAAACTAGAGTCAGGGTGGGTCATTTGGCAGACAGACAACAGGAGCTCATCAACTCGACCCAAGCCTGCCTCGACCCAAACCAGCCTCGAACCACCTAGTGTTCATTAAAAGAGTTAACCTCAGTTATACTAGTGGTTAATACCAGGGGTGAATACCAGAGGTTAAACACCAGGTGTGAATACCAGTGGTTAAGACCAAGGGTTATACCAGGTGTGAATACCAGGGGAAAATACCAGGTGTGAATACCAGTGGTTAAGACCAAGGGTTATACCAGGTGTGAATACCAGGGGTGAATACCAGGGGTGAATACCAGGTGTGAATACCAGTGGTTAAGACCAAGGGTTATACCAGGTGTGAATACCAGGGGTGAATACCAGGGGAAAATACCTGGGGTTAATACCAGGGGTTAATACCAGGGAGGATACCAGCAGTTAATACCAGGGGTGAATGACAGTGGTCAATACCAGGGAGGATACCAGCGGTTAATACCAGGGGTGAATAAACGGCTGTTAATACCAGGGGTCAATACCAGTGCTTCATTCTTTGGGAGAATACCAGTGGTTAATACCAGGGGTGAATACCTGGGGTTAATACCAGGGGCAAGTCTGTGTCAGTGACTTCGTGTGGGCAGTGTTCTAATTTCAGAACTACAGCATATATTTTGGTCTGGTCAACAATGAATAATTCAGGCTACAGTCTGAGACGAGCACCCATTTCAACAGTATTGAATTACAGCAACAGCAGGGTAGGACTATGTACGTAAtgtcatgtgtctgtgtctacaaAGAACACCCCGGCAGCTTGGTGGCATTAACGAGTCCTCTCTTTGCTCCTGGTGCTAATGTTATGTTTCTGTCTGCAGAGAACGCTCTTCGCAGCCTGTTGGAGGCGTTGACGAGTCCTCCATACGCTCCCATGCAGCACCTGGAGAGGGAACAGGCCCTGGCCAAACAGTTTGCTGAGATACTGCACTTTACCCTCAGCTTTGACGAACTGAAGGTGAGGAAGGAAAGAGGACTGGGAGGGCAGGAAGAGACGTGGCACAGCAGGAAGAGGAATGtgatgggagagaaagaggagcgagactGGAGgagtttggaggaggaatgtgatgggagagaaagaggagcaaGATGGGAGgagtttggaggaggaatgggatGGGAGAGAAACAGGAGCGAGACGGGAGGAGTTTGGAGGAGGAACGggatgggagagaaagaggagcgagacgGCAGgagtttggaggaggaatgtgatgggagagaaagaggagtgagaCGGGAAgagtttggaggaggaatgtgatgggagagaaagaggagcaaAACGGGAGgagtttggaggaggaatgtgatgggagagaaagaggagcgagactGGAGGAGTTTGGTGGAGGAATGtgatgggagagaaagaggagcgagaTGGGAGGAGTTTGGAGGAGGATTATgatggaagagaaagaggagcgagaTGGGAGGAGTTTGGAGTAGGATTATGATGGGAGAGCAACAAGAGAAGGATGGGagtggagagaaaagaggaggaagatgaaTTAGGAGGAAGATGGGAGGGAACACCTCATTGTTAACCCAGATATCTCTCTCACCCTCACTTCAGATGACAAATCCAGCCATTCAGAATGACTTCAGTTATTACAGGAGGACCATCAGTAGGAACAGGCTGAACAACCAGCAGGTAAGAACACATTGTTATTCATTGCCACAGCCTTGCTGACCTGGATAATCAGTGAGTCAGTTGTCAGGGAAACAGCCTTGGTAACGACCTATGACCTTTGGGGAAGAATCAACATGAAGTCACAACATGTTTGGCTCTgtgttaaaacatttaactgtAAATAATGTGACCGTGTTGCAAATCTTTCTCCTTGTTGCAGTTGGAGGCGGAAAACGAGGTCAACAACGAGATGGCCAATCGGATGTCCCTATTCTACGCTGAGGCGACGCCCATGCTTAAGACCCTCAGTAACGCCACAACCAAGTTCGTGTCAGAGGTCAGTCAGAGGTCACAAACCTTGTGCCTACCATTACCCCATAATGTGACCTTGGACCTGCTCCAACCCCAAATACCTGACTGCACGGAGGGTAGATTTTGGTTTTCTTCCCAGCAAGTCCCCTATA
Encoded here:
- the fam49al gene encoding CYFIP-related Rac1 interactor A isoform X2, whose translation is MGNLIKVLGKDLENCPHFFLDFENAQPTEAETAVWNQVSAVLEEAHGILAELQSYNGAGQEIREAIQNPGDLQLQEKAWNAVCPLVAKLKRFYEFSLRLENALRSLLEALTSPPYAPMQHLEREQALAKQFAEILHFTLSFDELKMTNPAIQNDFSYYRRTISRNRLNNQQLEAENEVNNEMANRMSLFYAEATPMLKTLSNATTKFVSENKTLPIEDTTDCLSTMACVCRVMLETPEYRCRFTNTDTMLFCMRVMVGVIILYDHVHPVGAFAKTSKIDMKGCIKVLKDQPSNSVEGLLNALRYTTRHLNDDSTSKQIRALLQ
- the fam49al gene encoding CYFIP-related Rac1 interactor A isoform X1; the protein is MGNLLKVLACAELEHGPIVFLDFEHAQPTEAETAVWNQVSAVLEEAHGILAELQSYNGAGQEIREAIQNPGDLQLQEKAWNAVCPLVAKLKRFYEFSLRLENALRSLLEALTSPPYAPMQHLEREQALAKQFAEILHFTLSFDELKMTNPAIQNDFSYYRRTISRNRLNNQQLEAENEVNNEMANRMSLFYAEATPMLKTLSNATTKFVSENKTLPIEDTTDCLSTMACVCRVMLETPEYRCRFTNTDTMLFCMRVMVGVIILYDHVHPVGAFAKTSKIDMKGCIKVLKDQPSNSVEGLLNALRYTTRHLNDDSTSKQIRALLQ